GGATCCGTGAAGATTATTCACGTCCTACATATATGACAGGTCTTTTCTTCCATAATATTGCTCGTCGCTGGCCGACTAACCCGGTTCGTGATCCAAATGGATTCTATATGGAGGGAAATGAAGTTGTACAGATGGAAGAAGGTGGAAAACAAACCAGACAGACGGATTATTTGTATCAACAATTGAAATTAACTATTTCACCAATCAAGGATTGGAAGATTTATTTGGAAGGAAACTACAATACAAGAGAATATTATACTCATTGGGATGTATTACCAGTATATGGATACAAGCCAGATGGATCTCCGTATGCAACTTCATGGAATGGTGGTCCTGCTGGATATAGCGAATCTCACGAAGATGCGTATAAGCAGAATTACTTCACAACCAATATGTATACTGATTATACAAAGACTTTTGCAAGTGGACACTCTTTCAAAGTAATGGCTGGTTTCAATGCCGAATTATTGAGAAACAGAGATATCTCAGGTACAAGAGCTGATTTGATCACTCCGAATGTAACTGCAATTAGTACTGCAACAAATAAAACTCCAAGTGTTAGTGGTGGTTATAACGAATGGGCTGTTGCAGGTTTCTTTGGACGTTTAAATTATAACTTCAAAGAACGTTATTTGTTCGAAGCTAATGTTCGTCGTGATGGATCATCTCGTTATGTTGGTAACAAACGTTGGGGTACATTCCCATCATTCTCTGCAGGTTGGAACATTGCCCGTGAAGATTTCTGGGGCGATATGGAAAAAACTATTGGTACACTGAAGTTGAGAGCTTCTTGGGGACAGTTAGGTAATATGAACACCAACAGCTGGTATCCTTTCTTCCTGACTATGCCGGTATCTACAAATCCAGGAAGTAGCTGGTTAATTGAATCAACAAGATATCCTTATGCTACGGCTCCGGGTATTGTAAGTAACGCTTTGACATGGGAAACTATTGAATCATGGGATGCCGGTCTTGATTGGTCTGCTTTTGGAAACCGTTTCACTGGTACATTCGACGTATTCGTCCGTAAAACTAAAGATATGGTTGGTCCAGCTCCAGAGTTATCTAGCGTTCTGGGAACCGGAGTTCCAAAAATTAACAATGCCGATATGAAATCTTACGGTTGGGAACTTGAACTATCTTGGAGAGACCGCATCGGTGATTTTAACTATGGTGTGAAAGGTGTAATCGCTGACGCTCAACAGGAAATTACTCGTTTCCCAAACCCTAGCTATACATTAGGCTCGAGTACGTATTATGTTGGCCAAAAATTGGGTGAAATATGGGGTTATACAACTGTAGGCATTGCTAAATCTCAAAAAGAAATGGATGACCATCTTGCTTTAGCAGATCAAAAGACAATGGGTGCAGGATGGGCTGCCGGTGATATTATGTATGCCGACATAAATGGCGATGGTAAGGTTAATAGTGGTCAAGGAACACTGTATATGCTTGATGCTAAAGGTGATTTCATGTTAGATGAAAATGGTAAAAGAATCTCTGGAGCCGGCGATATGAAGATTATTGGTAATAACACTCCACGTTATAATTATGGTATTACATTGGATTGCTCTTGGAAAGGATTCGACTTTAGTGCATTCTTCCAGGGTGTAGGTAAGAGAGATTACTGGCTTGACGGTCCTTATTTTCAAGGTGCTTCAGGTGGTATGTGGCAATCTTGCGGATTTAAACAACATTGGGATTTCTTCCGTCCTGAAAACGATCCATTGGGAGCGAACCTGGATTCTTATTTCCCACGTCCATTGTTTACAAATTCTGGAAAGAACTATGCTGTACAGACCCGTTACCTGCAGAATGCAGCTTACATTCGTTTGAAAAATATTCAGTTTGGTTATTCTTTGCCAAAACAATTGATGGAAAAAGTTAAAATGAATTCTGTAAGATTCTATGTTTCTGGTGATAACTTATGGACTAAATCAGATATCACTGGTATCTTTGATCCTGAAACATTAGGTGGAGACTGGGGCCCAGGAAAACTATATCCTCTCAGCAAAACTATTTCATTCGGAGTTAATGTAAACTTTTAAATTTCTTGCACAATGAATTTGAAAATAAATAAATATATAGCATTGTCGTTCCTTACAGTGGGAGCTTTGACAATGAGCTCATGTAACGACTTTTTGGACAGAGAACCGTTGAGTTCCGTTACACCTCAGCAATATCTGAATAACGAGAACGACTTGGCATCTTATGCTCTTGGTATGTACAATTTAAATGTATTTAGTACGCATGGTGGTTGGGGAGTAGGTACTCTGAATAATGATAATGGTACAGACAACCAGGCTACTGCTAATGCTAATTATAATTTGTGGGTACATCAATACAGACAGGTTCCTAACAATGGTGAAAACTGGGAGTTCAGCCGCATTCGTAACTGTAACTATTTCTTTGAACAGGTAATGCCAAAATGGAAAGCAGGTATCATTCAAGGTTCCGAAACTAATATCAAACAGTACATCGGAGAAATGTATTTCTTCCGTGCATGGGAATATTTTTCAAAACTGCAATCTTATGGTGATTACCCCATCGTAACCAGAGTATTGAAAGACCAACAGGATGAAATGGTAGCTGCATCAAAAAGAAGTCCACGTAATGAAGTTGCCCGTTATATTATCCAGAGTCTGGATTCTGCAGTAATGTATTTGCAAGCTGATTTCAAGAAAAAGAATCGTATAACACGTAACGCTGCGCTTTTAGTTAAATCAAGAGTTGCATTATACGAAGCTACATTCGAAACTTACCATAAAGGAACACCTCGCGTTCCGGGTGAACCAGGATGGCCGGGTGCTAATATGGACTACAATAAAGGCAAAACCTTTAATATAGACGGTGAAATCAAGTATTTCATTGCACAGGCTAAAGATGCAGCTAAACAAGTGGCTGATAATGTTCCTTTAACTCAGAATAATGGTAAGATGAACCCTGGATTGGGTCAGGTTAACGGTTTCAACCCTTATTTTGATATGTTCAATGCCGTTGATATGAGCACTATTCCCGAAGTGTTGCTTTGGAGAGCTTATGGTACTGAACAATCTATAACCCATGGTGTCTCTGTTTATATCAGAAATGGAGGTAATACAGGTGTTACTAAAGCGTTGGTTGACAACTTCCTAATGAAGAATGGTCTTCCTATTTACGCAGCAGGCTCTGGTTACGATACACAATATGCTGATACCTCTACACAGACAGTTAAGGTAAATCGTGACGAACGTTTGCAATTATTCCTTGCTGGTAAGAATGATGTTTTGAATTCCACAAATGATACTACATTCTTTGGTAATGCAGGAATTCTTAATATCCAGGAATGCCGTGATATCACAGGTTATCGTTTACGTAAATGTTTTTCTTATGATCCAAAACAGGCTCCGGGTTCTAACTTAGATTGTACTTACGGTTCTATTGTGTTCCGCGCAGTAGAAGCTTACCTGAACTACATTGAAGCAAGCTGTCTGGAAAATGGTGGTAATTCTATTGATCCAACAGCTGATGCTTATTGGAAACAAATTCGTGCCAGAGCTGGCGTAAATACTGATTACACTGTAACAGTAAATGCAACGGATCTTACAAAAGAAGATGATTGGGGAGTATATTCAGCTGGAAAGAAAGTTTCATCCTTGATGTACAATATTCGTCGTGAACGCAGATGTGAACTTATGGGTGAATCAGTTCGTATGATGGACCTTAAGAGATGGAGAGCTTTAGATCAGGTGAAGAACTACATTGTTCGCGGATTTAACCTTTGGGATCATATTTGGGCGTTTTATACTAAAAAACCAGACCCAGGTAAACTTCCGGTTCCAGGTGATATGTTGATCTACAATGGAGGTAACACATCAAATGTTTCACCTAAGACAGATGGGAAATATTTGTGCCCTTACAGAATAATCGTTGCCAATAACAAGGTTTATAGTGGATATAATTGGGATGAAGCCAACTACCTGGATCCTGTTCCTTACAGACAAATTCAGTTAGCTTCACCAAACAAGGCATCTACCGAATTATCTACAATCTATCAGAATCCTTACTGGCCTGTAGAAGTGGGTGGTGTTGCAATGCAGTAATGCATTATGGATATAAATCATGTTGATTTGTAAAGATAGTAAGAAGAGGCTCTCGTTATGGGGGCCTCTTTTCCTTTTTTGTTTGACTTAAAAGAATCTGGGATGAAAACAATCTTCTTCTTTTTATTATTTTTGTTGTGTGGCAATTCTCTTTCTAATGCCCAGGAAGTAAAAAGCTATTTATTCGAGTCTTTTGAAGATGCAACAATTAATTTTTTTAATGGAACAGTTACCCGTCAAAAGATGAACTATAATATCCTGTATTCGCAAATGATTTATAAAGATTCAGATGGGACACTTAAAGCATTGTCTGAGAAGGATACTCAAAGTATTTCCCAAATTACTATCAAAGGGAGGACTTTTATCCCGTTTAAACAAGGTATTTGTGAGATATTATCCGTCGATCCTTTGCTGTATGTTGAATACCATTCCAGATTGAAAATGAAAGGTCAAAATATCGGGTTTGGTGAAACGTCGTCCACTACTGCTGCAACCAATATCACAAGATTGCGTTGGGACGGAGTGCAACGAGATGATCTGCTAAAAGCGACTCATCCAGAGGCAGATCTGACATTCAAATACTGGGTGCAAATCGATGGGAAATATAAATATTTCAGATCAGTTAATCAGTTAAAAAAAATCTTACCGATTAAGAAGATGATAATAGAAGAATATATGACCCAAAATAAAGTAAATATTAATAATCCAAGCCAGGTTCTTATTTTGTACCAGCACCTATTTTTAGAAAAATGAAAAAAATATTTTGTAACCTTATTATTCTGTTTGCCTCATTAGCTTGCTTACAGGCACAGGTAAAGCCCGACATGTCACCGATTCCGACGCGTAGCCAGATTGATTTTGCCGAAAGTGAGTTTGGCGTTGTGTTCCATTACGATTTGCATGTGTTTGACAACCAGAAGTACAGTCAGACTGCTAATCGCATAGCACCAGTTGATGACTATAATATATTCAATCCCACAAAACTTAATACCGATCAGTGGATTGAGTCTGCAAAAGCTGCCGGCGCCCGTTTTGCTGTTCTTACCGTGACTCACGAAACTGGCTTTGCTCTTTATCAAAGCGATGTAAATCCTTACTGCCTCAAGGCGGTGAAGTGGCACGACGGGAAAGGTGATATTGTGCTTGATTTTGTTAATTCCTGCCGTAAACACGGGATTGCGCCTGGCATCTATGTTGGTATCCGCTGGAATTCAATTTTTGGAATCCACAATTTCAAGGCCGAAGGAGAGGGTGAGTTCGCCCGCAATCGTCAACTGTGGTATAAACATCTGTGTGAAAAGATGGTCACCGAGCTTTGCACCCGTTATGGCAAGCTCTTCATGATTTGGTTTGATGGCGGAGCTGATGATCCCAAAGGAGATGGTCCTGATGTATTGCCTATTGTGACTAGATATCAGCCTGATTGTCTATTCTATCATAACGTTGAAAGAGCCGACTTCCGTTGGGGCGGTTCTGAGTCGGGAACAGTTGAATATCCTTGCTGGGCCACTTTCTCACAGCCTTACTCACATCACAAGCAATCTGATACGCAAAAAAATCACTTGGAACTACTGAAACATGGCGATCCTAACGGACAATACTGGATGCAGGCCATGGCTGACTCTCCGTTGCGTGGCGCAAACGGACGCCATGAATGGTTCTGGGAACCGGGAGATGAGAATTCCATTTATTCTACAGTCAAATTAACTGATATGTACTATAAATCAGTGGGGCGTAATGCCACGTTGATTTTGGGTCTGACCCCTAATCCCGATGGATTGCTTCCTCAAGAAGATGCCGACCGCCTGAAAGCATTCGGCGATACAATCAGCACTATTTTTGGAACACCACTACAAACAATATCCGGACAGGGACGAAAGTTTACAATCAAATTATCCAAGAAGCATGTGATTGATCAATGCGTGATTCAGGAGAATATTGCCAAAGGAGAGCGGATCCGTGAATACCGGATTGAAGGAAAGGTTGGCGGAACATGGAGAACATTGTGTCAGGGAACTTCTGTTGGAAACAAACGGATCGAAAAATTTCCCGCAGTTGAAGTAACCCAGCTGCGTACGATTGTTGATAAAGCGACCGATGTGCCATTTATAAAACAGTTTGCCGTATATACGGAAAAACACTAGCAACAAAGCTATTGTCAGACAACACTTTTGACCGGACAAAGAGTTACCAATCTATATCACCTTATTCCAGGATTTTGGATTATATCTTTATATCCTTGGAAATAGCCTACGATAAGATTTTTTTTATTACTGAATAAATACTCGCTACACCCGGATGTACCAATGCCGTACATCCGGGTGTACGACTATTGTACATCCGGGTGTACGGCATCCCTCCATCCGGGTGTACAGCAGTTTTTATAAAGAAAGGATTGAGACTCTTTCAAAGAAAAATATGCAGTAAACGCCGGTAATTAAAATTCTATTTGTATCTTTAGATACCTGTTGTTGTTTTAAGTACGAATTTTAAGCGGAAGAGTAAAATGATAAAAGTAGTCGTGAAGTTTTTCGTTAAAGAAGAGATGATTGAAGAGTTCTTGACATTGGCGGACGAATTGGTTCGACAAACAAGAAAAGAGATGGGATGCCTGAGTTATGAGCTGGTTCAGGATGTAGACAATCCGGAAATATTCATTATCATAGAAGAGTGGGGCAGTGAAGAGGCTTTAATTTTGCATAAGGCTTCCGGCCATTTCACAACGCTTGTTCCCATGATGCTTCAGTTGACTGACAAGAAAGAGACAAGCGTCTGCAAAACACTTTTCTGAGTAAATGATATTGCTGTAGGGTAAACCTATTTGTTAACTGATTTATAGATCTGTTTTGGATGGTGAGTCCTGCTAAATAGTGATGATATAACAAAAAGAGCCATTTTCAATCTCTGTGACAGGTTGAAAATGGCTCTTTAAATGCTGTAAAAAGTTGGTTAAATTATAATCTGCAACTTCCGTCTTTAGGACTTCACTTTAGATGCAGTCCTTTTAACGATATCTTTAAGAGAATTACTTTTCTGAGACTTGCTCTTTTTCTCTCCACTCTTTCATCAATTCGGCAATAGTGTTTTTAACACTCATTATTTTGCTTGCTCTATAAGCATTGGCTCCGGCAAAAGCATATCCGTTTTTGAAGTTACCCTTGAATGCGTTGTAAAGAGCCAGCATGATGCAATATGGACTTTTAGAGATATCGCAAGTCTTGATGCAATGGAAAGCACATGTCTTAGGCTGTTTCACACCGTCTTTCACCTGTTGGATGAATGAGCAACCGATTGCACGCCCCGGCATACCAACCGGACTTTTTATAATCTCAATATCTTCCTTTTTGGCATCGATGTACTGTTGCTTGAAAGCTTCCGAAGCATCACATTCATTGGTGGTTACAAAACGTGTTCCCAACTGTACGCCCGAAGCGCCCAGTTGCATCATCCGGTAAATATCCTCACCGGTGTAAAT
The Bacteroides sedimenti genome window above contains:
- a CDS encoding SusC/RagA family TonB-linked outer membrane protein, which produces MKVEKQTKYFSSLKRVLALALIVLTTLPVIAQNITVKGNVKDASGDPVIGASVVLQGTSTGTMTDIDGNYVLNKVPSKGKLVFSYIGMKAQTVNVNGQTVINIELTADSKLLDEIVVVGYGTQKKVNVTGAVSTVSAKTLENRPVQNVSQALQGVVPGLNFSVNNSGGTLDNTMNVNIRGTGTVGQGSSSSPLILIDGVEGNMNALNPADIENISVLKDAASSAIYGARAAFGVILITTKSGSQGKARVNYSANVRYTDAVQIPEMLDSYRFAQYFNVAAANSGQSPVFSAETMQRIQDYQAGKITAGTTVGSNGLWQNYTGANANTNWFKEMYKDWVPSQEHNVSMNGGTDKVNYFVSGNFLDQNGLIRHGKDEFQRYSVNAKITAKLSEKVEMTYNSKWIREDYSRPTYMTGLFFHNIARRWPTNPVRDPNGFYMEGNEVVQMEEGGKQTRQTDYLYQQLKLTISPIKDWKIYLEGNYNTREYYTHWDVLPVYGYKPDGSPYATSWNGGPAGYSESHEDAYKQNYFTTNMYTDYTKTFASGHSFKVMAGFNAELLRNRDISGTRADLITPNVTAISTATNKTPSVSGGYNEWAVAGFFGRLNYNFKERYLFEANVRRDGSSRYVGNKRWGTFPSFSAGWNIAREDFWGDMEKTIGTLKLRASWGQLGNMNTNSWYPFFLTMPVSTNPGSSWLIESTRYPYATAPGIVSNALTWETIESWDAGLDWSAFGNRFTGTFDVFVRKTKDMVGPAPELSSVLGTGVPKINNADMKSYGWELELSWRDRIGDFNYGVKGVIADAQQEITRFPNPSYTLGSSTYYVGQKLGEIWGYTTVGIAKSQKEMDDHLALADQKTMGAGWAAGDIMYADINGDGKVNSGQGTLYMLDAKGDFMLDENGKRISGAGDMKIIGNNTPRYNYGITLDCSWKGFDFSAFFQGVGKRDYWLDGPYFQGASGGMWQSCGFKQHWDFFRPENDPLGANLDSYFPRPLFTNSGKNYAVQTRYLQNAAYIRLKNIQFGYSLPKQLMEKVKMNSVRFYVSGDNLWTKSDITGIFDPETLGGDWGPGKLYPLSKTISFGVNVNF
- a CDS encoding RagB/SusD family nutrient uptake outer membrane protein, which codes for MNLKINKYIALSFLTVGALTMSSCNDFLDREPLSSVTPQQYLNNENDLASYALGMYNLNVFSTHGGWGVGTLNNDNGTDNQATANANYNLWVHQYRQVPNNGENWEFSRIRNCNYFFEQVMPKWKAGIIQGSETNIKQYIGEMYFFRAWEYFSKLQSYGDYPIVTRVLKDQQDEMVAASKRSPRNEVARYIIQSLDSAVMYLQADFKKKNRITRNAALLVKSRVALYEATFETYHKGTPRVPGEPGWPGANMDYNKGKTFNIDGEIKYFIAQAKDAAKQVADNVPLTQNNGKMNPGLGQVNGFNPYFDMFNAVDMSTIPEVLLWRAYGTEQSITHGVSVYIRNGGNTGVTKALVDNFLMKNGLPIYAAGSGYDTQYADTSTQTVKVNRDERLQLFLAGKNDVLNSTNDTTFFGNAGILNIQECRDITGYRLRKCFSYDPKQAPGSNLDCTYGSIVFRAVEAYLNYIEASCLENGGNSIDPTADAYWKQIRARAGVNTDYTVTVNATDLTKEDDWGVYSAGKKVSSLMYNIRRERRCELMGESVRMMDLKRWRALDQVKNYIVRGFNLWDHIWAFYTKKPDPGKLPVPGDMLIYNGGNTSNVSPKTDGKYLCPYRIIVANNKVYSGYNWDEANYLDPVPYRQIQLASPNKASTELSTIYQNPYWPVEVGGVAMQ
- a CDS encoding alpha-L-fucosidase gives rise to the protein MKKIFCNLIILFASLACLQAQVKPDMSPIPTRSQIDFAESEFGVVFHYDLHVFDNQKYSQTANRIAPVDDYNIFNPTKLNTDQWIESAKAAGARFAVLTVTHETGFALYQSDVNPYCLKAVKWHDGKGDIVLDFVNSCRKHGIAPGIYVGIRWNSIFGIHNFKAEGEGEFARNRQLWYKHLCEKMVTELCTRYGKLFMIWFDGGADDPKGDGPDVLPIVTRYQPDCLFYHNVERADFRWGGSESGTVEYPCWATFSQPYSHHKQSDTQKNHLELLKHGDPNGQYWMQAMADSPLRGANGRHEWFWEPGDENSIYSTVKLTDMYYKSVGRNATLILGLTPNPDGLLPQEDADRLKAFGDTISTIFGTPLQTISGQGRKFTIKLSKKHVIDQCVIQENIAKGERIREYRIEGKVGGTWRTLCQGTSVGNKRIEKFPAVEVTQLRTIVDKATDVPFIKQFAVYTEKH
- a CDS encoding putative quinol monooxygenase codes for the protein MIKVVVKFFVKEEMIEEFLTLADELVRQTRKEMGCLSYELVQDVDNPEIFIIIEEWGSEEALILHKASGHFTTLVPMMLQLTDKKETSVCKTLF